The window TCAAAAGTTAATACCAATTTCTTTTGAGAATTAAATGCTTCGTTACGACCTGATTTAAAATCGTAAACGTAGTACCACTGATTATCGTCAAACGCGTCAACTACGACAGGGTTGCCCAGAACAAATTTTACCTGTTCTTTGGTCATGCCAACCTGCAGCTTATCGATTTGTTTTTGTTCGATGTAATTTCCTTGCGGGACATCAATACGGTAAACACACCCTGAAGCAAATGTGGTGGCTAATCCTAGCAAAATGCTAAGAGATAAAGCTCGGGATCTCATTAATTCTTATTCCTTAACGACAACAGCCTTTAATTTTACTGCCAAGGATAATAACCAAGGGGCCGTGCAGATTAAAGGCTTTTTATGAATTTTTTAGTGATATTCCCTGTTCGGACCGATTAGCTCGCTAAAA is drawn from Thalassotalea sp. PS06 and contains these coding sequences:
- a CDS encoding outer membrane protein assembly factor BamE, with the translated sequence MRSRALSLSILLGLATTFASGCVYRIDVPQGNYIEQKQIDKLQVGMTKEQVKFVLGNPVVVDAFDDNQWYYVYDFKSGRNEAFNSQKKLVLTFENNLLAKAEGDFEIPESFYTPIQ